Within Vicia villosa cultivar HV-30 ecotype Madison, WI linkage group LG1, Vvil1.0, whole genome shotgun sequence, the genomic segment TGGTTCATAAGCTAAGAAATATATTCATTACATATAAAATCAGATGCTGGAAAATTACAAGTACCTTTTTCCTGAGCTCGAATCGGGTGTCACTTTAGAATAGGGACTCCCACTTTGTTGGGTTATGATAGGAAACTTGCTGGTCAAGTTTAAAGCTAGGTTGGGAACTCCCAGCTTTGTTATAGGCCTACCTCGAGCAGGCTTATTTGTTGCCCATGATCTGTTTGCATAATTCAGTCAGTCATATCTGTATAAAGTTTAAAATAATACAGAGCATTAAATGAAGAATTTTAGCTAACGTTGTTGTAATAGAAGAACTTCCAACTTCACTGATGATGCTATGATTAAAAGGTGATTGCTCTTGTATATTTTCCAAGGTTGATCCATTAATCCCTTCATTTGTGTCAACTGTAGACTTTGACGAAAACTTGGACAATAAGTTTCTTCCTAGTGAGTCTATCTGGCTGCActttctatttcttttaaaaGCATGTCTTGATAGGCTAGGTTTTGAACTTTCGGTGGGAGGTTGTGAATTTAAAATCGTGTTTTGAAATGACAGAGTCAAGTCGGAGAAAGGTTGTCTTAGCGTATATGAAATTGGAGAGTTATGGTTTGTGTCAAAATCAATTGGTAGGTGAGTAGAATATTTGGGACGTTTGGAAcgattttctttcaaaatcaatgctCGTCTAGCTCTTGCCTTTTTCTGTGGAGTTATAATATCAACACGATCCATTGTTCAAACTAACTAATCCCTACATCAGGTAAAAATTTATATGATTAGTTGAGAGGTGTATAGTCATTAGTCTCGACGTGATATTTTCAATAATCACATGATTGAAGTAAGCTACATAGAACCAACCAAAAAAATTTCAACATTATGGCATCCTAAAAAAACGACATTATCTTCTCATTTAATGAATTGGGACAAATTCAAAAGGTTTCATATCTACTAACATTAAAAGTGGAACCAACCAACATAAATGTATTTGCAGATGATGCACCATAAATGACCGAAACCAACCACCTAATTTATGGATCATATATTAAGTGTCTCAACAGGCATCAAGTATAATAAAATCTCAGTAAAGACTTTCAAAACTTCAAGTCCATGGGCAAGAAAAAACTACGGTCATCTAAGATTTGTTTTTTATTCAGCTCTGAATAGCTATGTTAggagatatatgcaaacatggtaaagcaCATTCGTAGATTATTTCACAATTGCAAGAGCAGTACCAAAACAACATGGTTGATAACAAACTCAATACGGAGACATGGTAAGTCAACTGTACTTTAACAAATGAACAGATATCTCAGTCCAAATATATGATTAAACCTATTTGTTCATAGTTAAATTTCTTTACAGATGTTTGTAGTTATTTAAAGACCTAAAGTTATTGACACTGACCTACTTGGTGATGGATCTTTGTCTATTGCATAATCATTTTTGTTAAGAGCCACAGTTGCAGAGGCCTTTAATATTACTTCCAACAGCCACAAAGAAGCAGAAAAAGCCTCGATAGGCAATGTGTAGTATCCGGTATTgtttttctaataattttttatcatGAGAATTGTTTGTTTCTAACAGcatgtgttttatttaatgaataataaaataatgtcCAATTTCTCTTAAGTCATTGTTATGGCTCTAACAACATGAGCAAATTCGAGTTAATCTATTAATGCGAGATGGGTGTGTTTAAAAGAAATGTCCAATATAGTTTCAATCTGTTTTGGCAaggttttcttatttaattcttATTTAATCTCTgtggtatatatttatatatatattgaactACAATCACGTTAAAGTAATCATCATATGTAGTTGATATTGTCAGCTGTTGGAAGTAATCACACTAATAGATAGGAGGCCGCCTAGCTATTTAGAAAAGTAGTATGCACCAAACACTACAATGTTCCAGCCAACTGTGCAAAGACTATGACCATTGAGTGGTTTAATTTGAGGATACCAAGCACTTTTAAGTGACTGTGCATGGAAAAGGTAGGATACAAATATCCCAATTAATAAAGTTAATCATGAATGTAGCCTAAAGTGCAAAGAATGGCTTTGTTACCTTGGGGAAGTATCTTTAGCATTTAAGGTTGAAGTGACTTTGTACTTGTCATTTTCCCAATCCAATGGCCAAGATCAATAGGTGCTGCTGCTCCCATATCTGCAGCAGTGAAAGGACAACCTGCAGTGAAAAGGAAAGGTCACACCTTGGGACAAAAGGACACATAAATGGGAGTCAAACACAATCTGTATTAcagataaaacaaataaaactcgTTTCAACCCATGTATATAAATAAACCTAGTAATAAAGTAAAGCATAAAATAAGCATAAAGTGCAATCAGAATGATATTACCTTGGGGAAGTATCCTTAACATTTAAGTTTGAAGAGACCTtgtaggatttattttcccaaaactCTGGCCAAAGTCAATAGGGCTTTGTTGCTACCATATCTGCAGCAGTGATAAGAACTGGTATAATGTTGATGCAGTTACCAATGAACAATAAATTATAAAACTGAAAGAAAACACAAAGGTATGGGAGGCAAACAGAATTTCACTATAGGCTGAAACATGTAAAAAATCTGGTGGAATATTGTTTGAGCCAACGCAAGGTGAAATTCAAAAACAGAGAATAGTCTACTATCTTAGTAAACATAAATGTTTATCATGTAATTATATGGATTGAATCAAATTCATCAAGCCTATGATTGGGTAAAATGACTGAAGTTACACTAAATTTATGCTTTGTGATGGTTAGTTAGATAACCAAAAAATTCACAAGCCAAAGAACATTATAGAAATACTGTCATAAAAATTGGTTGTTGTCATTGGTGTTTGAAAGACTTAAGTTGCATCACCCTAAATGATGTTGCAAGGCAAAGAGCTTTCAAAAGTTGAAAGGAATAAAAGTTTGAATATTTGCATTACATAATTCAACACTTGTGTgatctatcataagcaattttgtTTTATAGATAATGGCAATTAATTGAAGTTTGCATCTGAATATCATCATTACAAAGACCTCACTATGAGGTTAGTAGTTAAAGTACGGAGCAAAACATGCATAACGACACGAATTAACAAACAACATACTTAATATTTGGATAATCTCTTTACAAAAAAGGGTGTCAAATAAAGTTATGCATCAAAAAGGAACCAAAACATCCGAATTAGGCCCACCAGTTTACTCCTTCTTTATGAGCTTAGTCTTCCTGATAGGTTTGGCTTTAGTGGCAGACTGCTTGGGTGTAATTTCTTCAGACAAGATGGCATCATTGATAGAGGTTGATGGAGCAAACCTCTTGGATGGAGTAGTGCTGGAGCTGGCAGTAGGACTACCAGAACTGTTGCCAGCAACGGACATTGGAGCAGATTCGGTTGGTTCAGAATTTTTTGTTCCCTAGTTATGCAAAAGGGAGCTAATGAGTATTTTGCATCGTTTGGTGATGCAGGTGCATTGAAATTATTAAAGGCTGAGATGTTGTATTAAATGGCTTACATTATCTTGGATTGGCTCCTTAGTATGACCATCCGCCGGGATTTCGTTAACAACTGGCATTGAGTTTAGCTGCAAGAATTCAACACAATGTATTTTTTTGTTGGTATCCTCAAATTCTATGTCATGAATGAACTTAATTAACATGTAATGTTAGAAACACTAAAATAGTACCTCATTAGATGTGAGGTAGTTGTCAAACTTGTCGTACAAGTTGTCATCGTTAAGTATAGCTACAATAGAGAATTGCTCGAAATCGGATTGATATTTGACGCGGAAGACCAACTTTTTATTCAACAGTACATCGAGGTGTGCATGCCAAATCTTAGGGTTTTCCTCTCCAGCCTAACCATGGTAACAAAAAACCAACATCAGTATCCCATATAATTGGAACCATGTAAGAATAAAAATGCAGATTATGATTAGGTCATGTGAGTGTATTAGATCATGGTCTATTTGATATGATTAAAACAGAAAAACAAATGAGAAGACTATCACCTCCTTCATAACTTGTTTCAGTTCCTTCGCATTCAATTTTGTGTAAGGAATAACATCCTTGTCCCAAAAAACAAAAGTACCACCGTAATTATCATACACAACCTCAACCTCAATTTTGAATCTATAAGAAAACAAAACATCAATGTTATCAACCTGAGAATGCTTAATCAACCAGAATGATCAACATATGCAGTTTAAGTTATAAATGACTTACTTAGTCACAGGTTCAACATTGGAAATTACGCACGAACATTCAAACTTTTCGCCTTGTGACTTGTTAGAAGCTTTACAGGCTGGGCATGCTTCAAAAAACCAGCCAAACTTTGAAGTTTTGAAATACTTTGTAGTTCCAATAGTGGTTGCAAAACAATCCTTAAGGGTAAAAACATCAACATGTCACTCATTCATAACCAATGAAGTATTATATGGCATAttatggaagaaaaaaaatacaaacctTTCTTAACTCAGCAATTGCACGGATACTTCTGACCTCGTCGAGACTCTTCCAATTCTTGTGAGCGGATTGAAGAGATGATTCTGAGGTTAAGGACAAGGAAAGCGCAGGGGCATTGGATGAATCACTTGCAACATAGCTGAAAGTGGAAACAATTTGACATTGTAGATGTTTTCAAGTGGAATAAATAAGGAAAGCATGATACTTTAGCAACGGTTGGAATTACCTAGCTTTGAATTCTTCCACTTGTGGATGTTCCACGTTGATGAGAAGTCGAGAACCATTCCATGCATTAGAGAGAGATGGTAAACCAGAAACTGTTATACATAATAAACTTACATATTAAGAAACATTTAAAAGATATAATAATGCTTAAGTTCATTATGCTGCAAGAATGTAAAACTGATTAGGAAAATATTGGATTAAACCTTTGTTTGGCTTGCACCATGCATGTGTCAAGACAATGATTGTAGGACTTTTTTTCTGTGTGCCAGAGGTATTGTAGGTCGAGAATTGCTTGCAGTAATCATCCCATAACACAACCTCAATCACGTTTCCTTCAACATCACGTAAAGTGATATTCACGCAAGACTTCCTACCCATCTCCCCCCATCTGTGTCCTAAGCACTTCATGTAAAACACCTATGACATCTGTAATTTAAGTTATTATTAAGTCAGAGAAAGGCCAAAGAGACAACCTATATGCATATGCAAAGTTGGTATTATGTACAAACAACATAATGCATCTCAGGCTcgtgtaaaaattaaaaaaaaaccctATATGCTAACTTGCACACTCACCATAAAGCAAATCAGCCTTGAAGCTTCCTTTGAGAAAGTTTTCTATGGGGTGAAAGTTGTATTTGTGATGGGGTATGTCGGGAAACGGCACCTTTGTCATGGCAGTGCCTCCATTGAAGACAATCTTGAGTGGGTTAGAACAAACTTTTAAGGCTCCATCATTAACAACAGGCTCTCCATTATGTAGTGTATATgtttcatgttctttcacttgaTCATTCCAATCTTTGAAATCTCGGCTCCGAGTGGTGACGTGAATTTGATCACCCTGTGTCAATGAAGGCCAAAACATTAATAAAACATAGTACATGGAATTAAACTTAGTTAAACAACGAAACTTAAGAACTTTATATTGTGAATCCAATAATATTGTTTGATGGAGACAGACCAAGACCATACACTACTCGAAAGATGTTTAACGGAACAAAAGATTATCATATCGTATGGGTTTATTTAGGTAACAAACAGGGTAAGACAAAGAACTTGAATGGAAGCTAAAACATTAGACTTCCAGATCTGTACATGGAACAAAGGCAAAGAGAAACACAACAAACAGACATGTACTTAGGCAAAGAGAAACACAACAAACTGATTTGTACATAGGCAAAGAGGAACACAACAAACAGACATGTACTTCCAATATATAGACAAAACATTGTACATGGAATCAAACTTAGTTAAACAAAGAAAGTTAAGAACGTTATATTGTGAATCCGATAATATTGTTTAAGTGACAGGGTACGACAAAGAAGTTGAATGGAAGCAAAAACATTAGACAACCAAATATAGTTTCCCCCAGAAATAGACAAACACAGCCAAAGAGAAACAAAACCAACATATATGTACTTTCCAATATATAGACAAACAGAAAGCACTCAAAGTACAGACCAAGAGTGAAGTTTGTGAAAAATGTCATAGTAGATTTTAAGGTTTTATTCATGTTACAGAGAAACCAACAACACACGGCAGCAAAGTTAACAAACAATAGTCAAAGATAAAGCAATTTGAGTTAAAGAAAACCAAACCTTCACATCCTGAATGACCAACTCGATGTGTTTCTGCCCGGTTTTCTCCTTAACGACCCACAAATCAACAACCCTTATTTGCATCTTCCAAACTTGGTTTCCTTTGACCAAATCCTTGATGCATATCGGAGCCCTTGACATTGTTCTTGAAGTATTTTGTAGAGAAAGAGTAAGTATTAGAAACTGAGGCAAAGGCACGGTCAAGTACATTAGCACGACGTTATATTAAAACCGGAAAAGAAGAACCTTGAGGAAGGAGATGAGTGCGCTGGGAGAGAGTGAGAGATGAGTTCGCTTGCTTGGAGAGAGTGAGCCTAAGGAAGTTTGCTAAGTATTGTTTGAgtgttaagaagaaagaagaaaatgtaAAAGAGTTGTTCTGACGAATGCTTAGGAAGGAGGGAAGAGAAAAAAGTGGAAGTAAAAAAATTGTACTTTAGGTAGGAACCAATTAGTAGCATACACTTGTCATGGATATGTCCAAAATTTTGAGTTTGTTACCTTGTTATCCTTGGTTACAATTAGAAAAGGTAACGTAATGCATTAATAAAGGAAGGGCCAAAATTGTATTTAACAAACTAAAAGTTGGAGGTTTTATAAGAACTATACCATGATTACCAGTTTACGGAAATAGCCTTTGTGTAGTGTAAATTTTTTTGAGTAGAAGGGTATAATAGGAAAAGTGGTCAATCTTATAGTAATGGTTAGGATAGTAGATTACTATCtgaatcattatttttttataaatttatttgaataataTTATTGTTTTCTATAATGTacgaatttttttcaaaattttatttccatttatctattagtattattatttatcaaaatattactgaaattttattttaacaaaaaaaaataatttaaaccaaTCAACATTTCATATGAATTATACGAAAATTTTACTTCCTACccctacaattttttaaaaatggtaattttaccCTCAAACATTAATaaccattttaccattttactttttaccatttttccaaaaagtcaaaaaaatttgaaatctGCACCCCTACGCGCATCAAAAACAGAACACTTGGGGTAAGAGTTCCGGTTCACAAAGTTTCAAACCGGGAGACATTTGAAATCTGTTCCGGTTCGGTTTTTTTTCTTCCCGGAAGACATTTCAAAACTGTTCCGGTACTTCTAATGCCAAACCAGAACCGTTGGTGAAAGAGTTCCGGTGACCATGTTTACAAACCGGAACAGTTTGGAAATGTGTTCCggtatgtatttttttaaaaaaaatttttgaaattttttcaggTATGGAAGTTCCGCTCCAAATTTATCGAAAAAACGATACAGCTATAGATACCACTGATGCTTTCACAACTTCAGAGAGATTTGTCACACGAGAAGAAGTTATCCGTTGGGTTAAAGAGACTGGAATTAACAATAAAGTGACCGTTATTATCACGCGTTCAGACACCGAAACAGGCAAAAGAGGAAGAAGTAACAAAGTGATATTTGGGTGCGATAAAGGTGGAAAATATAAGGACAAAAGTGAGACTCAAAGTGCTACTAAGAGATGTGGATGTCCATTCAAAATCAGATAGACTCCGGCAAAAGATGGGTCTGGATGGAATGTTGATGTAAAGtgtggagttcataatcatggTTTACCAGATAGATTAGAAGGTCATTCATTTGTTGGTAGGTTGACAACCGATGAGAAGCAGCATGTTGCTGATTTGACAAAGAGACATGTTCCGCCTAGACACATATTGATTTCCTTGCAAGAGCGAGATCCTGAGAATGTCACTCGGATCACGCAAATATACAAGCATAAAAGTGTGATTGAAGCGGAGATAAGAGGTCCAAGAAGTGAGATACAACATTTGCTTAAGCTTATAGAGGAGGCGAACTATGTTTATTGGAGTAGGAAACGTGATGAtttgtgagagatattttttgggcTCATCCAGATTCGGTAAAGTTGCTGAATCTTTTTCCTACTGTCTTGATTATGGACGCCACTTATAAGACCAACAAATATAGACAACCTCTGTTTGAAATAGTTGGCATGACATCGACCGAGTTGACATTTGCGGTTGCATTTGCTTATATGGAGTGTGAGCAGACAGAGAGTTATATTTGGGTCTTGGATAAGCTGAAGcaattgtttgtgaagaaagatgTGGTTCCACAAGTGATTTTGACGGATAGAGATCTTGCTTTGATGAAAGCAGTTGAAGTTGTTTTTCCTACGACGCATAACTTGCTATGTCGTTTTCATATTAACAAAAATGTTGGAATGAAATGCAAGGAATATGTGATGAAAGACATGCAAGAGACAATAGGCACATTGTGGAAAGATGTTGTATGGGCTAGTAATGAGGTTGAGTATGGTGTACGGTTGCAATATCTTGAACAAGCATGCTTTGCTTGTAATGACTTCCTCGATTACGTGAAGAACACTTGGTTGATCCCACATAGGCAAAGATTTGTAGGCGCATGGATTAATCGAGTGCTTCATTTTGGTAACACCACGACAAATCGGTATGTCATAAttcttaaaatttttattatgtattaatttttaaattattcattttttatactttctttgtttattttaggGTTGAATCTGCACATTGGAAGCTAAAGCAGATGATAGGAAACAGCCTTGGTGACATGGTCAAAGTttgggaagctatgaattctAACGTAAAAATCCAAATAGGTAACATTCGAGCttcgtttaaaaaaaaattatgaggtTGAGCACGCACACATTAGTCCATTTTATGATAATTTGCGTGGTTCAGTATCGAGAGCTGCTTTGAGACGCATTGCAGAAGAGTTATCGAGGCTTGATTATGTGTTAAATAGTAGGGAAAAATGTGGTTGTACTATGAGAACAAGTTATGGGCTACCTTGTGCTTGTGAGATGGGAAGATTGATTGTTGTTGGAACCCCATTACAAATAGAAAGTGTTCATCTTCAATGGAGGATACTATCTatggaaggtgacttgcctttagATGAGGAAGCTGGTTCGAAAGTTGATATGAGtaatgcaattgatgaattgtggaGAAGGTTTAAATCACTAGATGTTGTTGGAAAAAGAGCATTGAAAAGTAGGGTTTGTGAAATTGCATATACTGACAATAACCAAACTGCCGAAGACACCTGTCAGGTAAGTATGGCACATGTAACTCACCCCAAATGAGAAAACCTCTGTACAGAGATAGCTCGTTAAAAGCTCGATGAGGTCTATGATCCTCAAATGGGCGCCATATGACATCTATAGGTGTCAGCTCGTCCAATATCGGTCTATACGCATCCACCTTGATGGCTCCTTGCCTGTAGGATCATCTCATCGCCCGCGGAAGCCCAAGGTTCTCAGATGGCCGCCAATTTTCTTCTTTCCTTCCCAATGTAGGAAAGTACTCATGTATCCAACACTATTAACaatacaattaattaaaaataatataaataataatatatgaattaacatacaattaattaaaaataacttaaatacCTTAATCAGAGTAGGATATCCACCGAGTTGCTTGCAACTAAACATAGATGCATCACCAAGGTGGCGATAAAGAGTGACCAGGGCAACAGATGCCCAACTGTAGTGACTGAGTCCACGTAGGTCTCTAAATAGTGGCAAATATCGGGCCTCAACCAAAGTAAATGTCTTATCTGCAAAAATGGTAGAacctaccaacatcatcaaatatgCCCTGGTCGCGAAGGCCCAACTACCAGCAACACGGTACTCCACAAATCTGTCGTACAACCACTGCAGTGAGTAATAAGCTCCCCTGCATGAACGCACATGCTCAGCCATGACACGTCTACCCACTCCCAATAACTCGCAGCCAAGATCAACCGCCACCTCCTCTGTGACGTGCTCATTAGGATACCAAAACATACCCCCAATAGGCAAATGCAGCAGGCATGCAACATCATCCAATGTAATCGTCATCTCAccaaatggcatgtgaaatgacgaTGTCTCAACATGCCACCTCTCCACAAATGTTGAGACGAGGTTAACATCTATCTTGGTCAGGCTAGTTCTCTGAAGAGAAGCCAGACCTGACTCACTCACAATAGCCTCCATCTCTGGTGGGAGGTTCATAGGCACTCTTTCCTGGAGCTTCGTCCCATG encodes:
- the LOC131620672 gene encoding uncharacterized protein LOC131620672 → MSRAPICIKDLVKGNQVWKMQIRVVDLWVVKEKTGQKHIELVIQDVKGDQIHVTTRSRDFKDWNDQVKEHETYTLHNGEPVVNDGALKVCSNPLKIVFNGGTAMTKVPFPDIPHHKYNFHPIENFLKGSFKADLLYGHRWGEMGRKSCVNITLRDVEGNVIEVVLWDDYCKQFSTYNTSGTQKKSPTIIVLTHAWCKPNKVSGLPSLSNAWNGSRLLINVEHPQVEEFKASYVASDSSNAPALSLSLTSESSLQSAHKNWKSLDEVRSIRAIAELRKVCIFFLP
- the LOC131620756 gene encoding uncharacterized protein LOC131620756 yields the protein MEVPLQIYRKNDTAIDTTDAFTTSERFVTREEVIRWVKETGINNKVTVIITRSDTETGKRGRSNKVIFGCDKGGKYKDKSETQNRLEGHSFVGRLTTDEKQHVADLTKRHVPPRHILISLQERDPENVTRITQIYKHKSVIEAEIRGPRSEIQHLLKLIEEANYVYWSRKRDDL
- the LOC131620835 gene encoding protein MAIN-LIKE 1-like, whose product is MRTLGPDGRPHSRRRRDEAGPSNPPQEPAQPPPEPPQPVGYPGGPSDLFLLVRYQDHVARRLWYGQERGPKNELKVAGHGTKLQERVPMNLPPEMEAIVSESGLASLQRTSLTKIDVNLVSTFVERWHVETSSFHMPFGEMTITLDDVACLLHLPIGGMFWYPNEHVTEEVAVDLGCELLGVGRRVMAEHVRSCRGAYYSLQWLYDRFVEYRVAGSWAFATRAYLMMLVGSTIFADKTFTLVEARYLPLFRDLRGLSHYSWASVALVTLYRHLGDASMFSCKQLGGYPTLIKCWIHEYFPTLGRKEENWRPSENLGLPRAMR